One stretch of Holophagaceae bacterium DNA includes these proteins:
- a CDS encoding immunoglobulin domain-containing protein: protein MSHIKTWFAVLFLAATLCAQLAPQQSDGPSIKQRPASQEAKADRPDLRRDFDRLWFGGEPSAQYLDYKKARAQEEMARWAHTLPGFKADLPAIPGSGAAWINLGPKKSLFSVYSGPAPTFPDVDAGRPSVVGILTHPSNPQILYLASSGGGLWKTTNADLATAGDWTWTPLTDNLPNASTTGNVSIGAVAMSPADPETLFLALGDSFDAAGRGLYKSVNGGASWAELGAAGATTRVHALLVLDANTVLVGGNAGMWRSTNGGASFTNLSLGGSTSGEIWSIQRVGSSTTNLVATRESSSTGTFWYSSDGGATWLQAALDGLASGQNPGRATVNTSLSSASNAYGIAENTVSGVFARGVFKSSNAGHNWTFLAAPTITGGLFQPFNQSGDGDQAFYNHCLAVDPDDDSKVFVASNLSLFRSMDGGATWVQMTSWRALNLPYAHADFHTNTWSRTGPKTLFLGNDGGLCVVRDPFRPTPPFTADQNVFAAGDTTYIDNRRNRGITSHMVYHLGSSIAASPADTRHRITLGLQDLSSRVRVDEGSGLQNSSTWDDPTGTGDGFGTLINSANGNKMMVSSYNTRPKRSTDGGATWTSATSGITGSAPFHTQLFPGRTDATGNTLFTATNLIIYKSTDWAATPWSPLAMTGFTGTLIRNFNTSASNGNSLAIAANSGNVWVSSNGGSTWTNPAGGDVTGGVQFLSYTWFDTTNNQTIYAASVAPSASSHLWKSVNGGNTFTPIDVGNGFPFGIPVHVIQNDPATSARLLAGTDFGVYISENGGGTWARYGVGLPMVAVRDLYIAPDGSFVRIATYGRGVWEIAGPAAPGPTITTQPQSQAVTVGQTATFNVVATGSGTLSYQWKKGLTNVGTNSSSYTTPATILADNGSQYSVVVTDTAGSTTSAVATLTVNPVATGPTINVHPSNVTVLAGQAATFNVVATGTGALSYQWRRNAVVIPGATSASYTTPPALAGDTGIPFGVNVTDSTGSTLSNSGILTVTPCGSGTNQVLLNPGFESGNNGAWITSTTQSGNFIIDATNPASNARTGSWYAWLGGWGTPGTETLYQQVAIPPGASSAILKFWLFIGTNEIGAVAFDTLKVKIKNGSGSTLADLPGYSNVDAAGMTDYVQKTVDLTAYAGQTIRIYFEGEEDSGLSTSFLLDDFELNVASGSAATIPAITTHPASQSVSPGQSASFSVLATGTAPLYYQWRKDGTVIPSATSSTLTIASAQAGDAGAYTGLVSNCAGYVTSNPATLTVSSATPPTITTQPQSQSVTAGQSTTFSVVAAGSPPLAYQWRRNGTNISGATGASYTFTPTLADNAAQYSVFVSNGSGNATSSNATLAVSPKSRDLNGDGQTNVLDLATCLAAYSGSGNSTSNPAADLDGDGDCDDADLALLLAGI from the coding sequence ATGAGTCACATCAAGACCTGGTTCGCAGTGCTTTTCCTGGCCGCGACCCTATGCGCCCAGCTGGCGCCACAACAGTCCGATGGTCCATCCATCAAGCAGCGGCCGGCTTCTCAAGAAGCCAAGGCCGATCGCCCCGATCTGCGGCGGGACTTCGACCGGCTGTGGTTCGGCGGGGAGCCCAGCGCCCAGTACCTGGACTACAAGAAGGCTCGGGCCCAGGAGGAGATGGCGCGCTGGGCCCACACCCTGCCGGGATTCAAGGCCGACCTGCCGGCGATTCCCGGGTCTGGCGCCGCCTGGATCAATCTGGGACCGAAGAAGAGCCTCTTCAGCGTCTATTCGGGCCCGGCCCCTACTTTTCCGGATGTGGATGCGGGCAGGCCCTCGGTGGTGGGCATCCTCACCCACCCGAGCAATCCCCAAATTCTCTATCTGGCGTCGTCCGGGGGCGGGCTGTGGAAGACCACGAACGCCGATCTCGCCACCGCGGGCGACTGGACCTGGACGCCGCTCACGGACAACCTGCCCAACGCCTCCACCACGGGCAATGTCAGCATCGGCGCCGTGGCCATGAGCCCGGCGGATCCCGAAACGCTGTTCCTCGCCCTCGGCGATTCCTTCGATGCGGCCGGACGCGGCCTCTACAAGAGCGTCAATGGCGGCGCTTCATGGGCCGAGCTGGGCGCGGCAGGCGCGACCACCCGTGTGCATGCCTTGCTGGTGCTGGATGCCAACACGGTTCTGGTGGGGGGCAACGCGGGCATGTGGCGCTCCACGAATGGGGGCGCCAGTTTCACGAACCTGAGTCTCGGGGGATCCACCTCAGGGGAAATCTGGTCCATCCAGCGGGTGGGAAGCTCAACCACCAATCTGGTGGCGACACGGGAATCCAGCAGCACCGGCACCTTCTGGTACTCGTCCGATGGCGGCGCCACCTGGCTCCAGGCGGCCCTGGACGGGCTGGCTTCGGGCCAGAACCCAGGCCGGGCCACGGTCAACACTTCCTTGTCCAGCGCCTCAAATGCCTACGGCATCGCCGAGAACACCGTGTCAGGCGTCTTCGCCCGAGGCGTATTCAAGTCATCCAACGCGGGCCATAACTGGACCTTCCTGGCTGCCCCGACCATCACGGGCGGGCTTTTCCAGCCATTCAATCAGTCAGGCGACGGGGATCAAGCCTTCTACAACCACTGCCTGGCCGTGGATCCCGATGACGATTCGAAGGTGTTCGTGGCTTCTAACTTGTCCCTCTTCCGTAGCATGGATGGGGGGGCGACCTGGGTCCAGATGACTAGTTGGAGGGCCCTCAACCTGCCTTATGCGCACGCGGACTTCCATACCAACACCTGGTCCAGGACCGGTCCCAAGACCCTCTTCCTGGGCAATGACGGCGGCCTTTGCGTGGTGCGGGATCCCTTCCGTCCCACCCCGCCCTTCACAGCGGATCAAAATGTCTTCGCCGCCGGGGACACCACCTACATAGACAACCGCCGCAATCGCGGCATCACCTCCCACATGGTCTACCATCTGGGTTCCAGCATCGCCGCCTCCCCCGCCGATACGCGCCACCGCATCACCTTGGGGCTGCAGGACCTGAGCAGCCGGGTCCGCGTGGACGAGGGATCCGGCTTGCAAAATTCCAGCACCTGGGACGACCCCACGGGCACCGGCGATGGCTTTGGCACCCTCATCAATTCCGCCAACGGCAACAAGATGATGGTGTCGAGCTACAACACCAGGCCCAAGCGGAGCACGGATGGCGGTGCCACCTGGACCTCCGCCACCTCCGGAATCACCGGTTCCGCACCCTTCCACACCCAGCTCTTCCCAGGGCGGACCGATGCCACGGGGAACACGCTGTTCACCGCCACGAACTTGATCATCTATAAGAGCACCGACTGGGCGGCCACGCCCTGGTCTCCCCTTGCCATGACGGGATTCACCGGAACCCTGATCCGGAATTTCAACACGTCCGCAAGCAACGGCAATTCCCTCGCCATCGCCGCAAATTCCGGAAATGTCTGGGTCTCATCCAATGGTGGATCCACCTGGACGAATCCAGCAGGCGGGGATGTTACGGGAGGTGTGCAGTTCCTCAGCTACACCTGGTTCGACACGACGAATAACCAGACCATTTATGCCGCTTCGGTCGCTCCCAGCGCCAGCAGCCATCTGTGGAAATCCGTGAATGGCGGCAATACCTTCACGCCCATCGATGTGGGCAACGGATTCCCGTTCGGCATCCCGGTCCACGTCATCCAAAACGATCCTGCAACCTCGGCCCGGCTGCTGGCCGGCACGGATTTCGGGGTCTACATCTCGGAAAACGGCGGCGGCACCTGGGCCCGCTACGGGGTTGGACTGCCCATGGTGGCGGTCCGGGACCTCTACATCGCCCCGGATGGAAGCTTTGTCCGCATCGCCACCTATGGCCGCGGGGTGTGGGAGATCGCCGGGCCCGCCGCGCCGGGTCCGACCATCACCACCCAGCCCCAGAGCCAGGCCGTGACGGTGGGACAGACCGCCACCTTCAACGTGGTGGCCACCGGCAGCGGCACGCTCAGCTACCAATGGAAGAAGGGCCTCACGAACGTCGGGACCAATTCCAGTTCGTACACGACTCCTGCGACGATCCTCGCGGACAATGGCAGCCAGTACTCGGTGGTGGTCACCGACACCGCCGGGTCCACCACCAGCGCCGTCGCCACGCTCACGGTCAATCCGGTAGCCACCGGGCCGACCATCAACGTCCATCCGTCCAATGTCACTGTGCTTGCGGGACAAGCCGCGACGTTCAACGTGGTTGCCACTGGCACGGGCGCCCTCAGCTATCAGTGGCGGAGGAATGCCGTCGTCATTCCCGGGGCGACCTCCGCGAGCTACACCACGCCACCCGCCCTTGCCGGAGACACCGGCATCCCGTTCGGCGTCAATGTCACCGACAGCACCGGCAGCACCCTCAGCAATTCCGGAATCCTGACGGTCACGCCCTGCGGCAGTGGCACGAACCAGGTCCTCCTGAATCCCGGCTTCGAATCCGGAAACAATGGAGCCTGGATCACATCCACCACCCAGTCGGGCAATTTCATCATCGATGCAACCAACCCCGCCTCCAACGCCCGCACGGGTTCCTGGTATGCCTGGCTGGGTGGATGGGGCACCCCGGGAACGGAGACCCTGTACCAGCAGGTGGCCATTCCGCCGGGCGCCTCCAGCGCCATCCTGAAATTCTGGTTGTTCATCGGGACCAATGAGATCGGCGCGGTCGCCTTCGATACCCTCAAGGTGAAAATCAAGAATGGCAGCGGCTCCACCCTGGCGGATCTGCCTGGCTACTCGAATGTCGATGCGGCAGGGATGACGGATTATGTCCAAAAGACTGTCGACCTGACGGCCTATGCGGGCCAGACCATCCGGATCTACTTCGAGGGCGAGGAGGATTCCGGACTCTCCACTTCGTTCCTCCTTGATGACTTTGAATTGAATGTCGCGAGCGGGTCCGCGGCCACGATTCCTGCCATCACCACCCACCCAGCCTCGCAAAGCGTGAGCCCCGGCCAGTCGGCGAGCTTCAGCGTTCTGGCTACGGGCACGGCGCCGCTGTACTACCAATGGCGCAAGGATGGCACCGTCATTCCAAGCGCCACCAGCTCGACCCTTACCATCGCCTCGGCCCAGGCGGGGGACGCGGGAGCCTACACCGGGTTGGTGAGCAACTGCGCCGGGTACGTCACCAGCAATCCGGCGACCCTGACGGTCAGCAGCGCGACACCGCCCACCATCACGACCCAGCCCCAGAGCCAGAGCGTCACCGCGGGCCAGAGCACGACCTTCAGCGTCGTCGCTGCGGGCTCGCCGCCGCTCGCCTACCAGTGGCGCCGCAATGGAACGAATATCTCTGGCGCCACCGGCGCGTCCTATACGTTCACGCCCACACTGGCGGATAATGCCGCGCAATATTCCGTTTTCGTGAGCAACGGTTCGGGCAATGCCACGAGTTCCAACGCGACCTTGGCGGTGAGTCCCAAGAGCCGCGACCTGAATGGCGATGGCCAAACCAACGTCCTGGATCTGGCCACCTGCCTGGCCGCCTATTCAGGATCCGGCAATTCCACCAGCAACCCCGCCGCTGATTTGGATGGCGATGGGGATTGCGACGACGCCGACCTGGCCCTTCTGCTTGCCGGAATCTGA
- a CDS encoding phosphoribosylaminoimidazolesuccinocarboxamide synthase — MDALLTTDLPFPVFRRGKVRDVYDLGAHLLIVATDRISAFDCVMPQGIPDKGRLLTAVANYWFNLTADLVPNHLLATKVEDYPASLQPHAELLEGRSILVKKTRPLPVECVVRGFLAGSGWKEYQAARTICGIPLPPHLPMASQLPDPIFTPATKADTGHDENISFEQFQDLLGGEMAGRLRSLSLRLYHRGSEIALSRGILLADTKFEFGVDDDGQLLLIDEALTPDSSRYWPADRWEPGKQPPSLDKQFLRDYLERLPDWNKQPPAPDLPPNIIEGVRSRYVDLAARFGVEL; from the coding sequence ATGGACGCCCTGCTCACCACCGATCTCCCCTTTCCCGTGTTCCGGCGGGGCAAGGTCCGCGATGTCTACGATCTCGGAGCGCACCTGCTCATCGTGGCCACGGACCGCATTTCGGCTTTCGATTGTGTGATGCCCCAGGGCATTCCGGACAAGGGCCGCCTCCTCACGGCGGTCGCGAATTACTGGTTCAATCTCACGGCGGACCTGGTTCCCAACCATCTCCTCGCCACGAAGGTGGAGGACTATCCCGCATCGCTGCAGCCGCATGCGGAATTGCTTGAAGGCCGTTCCATCCTGGTGAAGAAGACGCGGCCCCTGCCCGTGGAATGCGTCGTGCGGGGCTTCCTGGCGGGATCCGGATGGAAGGAATACCAGGCTGCGCGGACGATCTGCGGCATCCCGCTGCCGCCCCACCTGCCCATGGCATCACAGCTGCCGGACCCCATCTTCACGCCCGCCACCAAAGCCGACACGGGGCACGACGAGAATATCTCCTTCGAGCAATTCCAGGATCTGCTGGGCGGCGAGATGGCCGGGCGCTTGCGGTCCTTGAGCCTGCGGCTCTACCACCGGGGCAGTGAAATCGCGCTGAGCCGGGGCATATTGCTCGCCGACACCAAGTTCGAGTTTGGCGTGGATGATGACGGGCAATTGCTGCTCATCGATGAAGCCCTGACGCCAGACTCCAGCCGCTATTGGCCCGCGGACCGATGGGAGCCGGGAAAGCAGCCCCCCAGCCTCGACAAGCAATTCTTGCGGGACTACCTGGAGCGCCTGCCCGACTGGAACAAACAGCCCCCTGCGCCGGATCTGCCGCCCAACATCATCGAAGGTGTCCGTTCCCGCTACGTGGACCTGGCGGCACGGTTCGGTGTTGAACTCTGA
- a CDS encoding insulinase family protein — MRLVLAAWLLALPLAAQPTGIQSFHLPNGLRVLFLENHRHPLIRLQLRSTWAPRDFSEPSPSPETKGKVPEGPMPLEPLALGLLDRCSVGNRSRAAFNRTLEERGLSLRLSGEPDGPVWNLDGGSPEAESAFSLLADATTRPIPDGGDLDGQRLRLIHALQEPGGHAAARQEFLRLLERPDLPLEPLTEKGLGQIHLEALQRSISATLRPGRAVLAISGDLNLSQARQLAQTNFGTWNGGSGKDALSSLPSAVPTVSTKGVKRPRTLVASDRMETIIALPARVTAVPQRAAQELLSLWLPRRLGPDRCRIYLGAAGWRSLILAADASEASLRAELSAVAGSGLETKELEQAKALWIADRRALALHPQDQLSLAAKETLLGAGPSEQDIRGVGLAGFNAALRSWLDLDAARILVFEGGRAPGTKTE, encoded by the coding sequence TTGAGACTCGTCCTGGCGGCTTGGCTCTTGGCGCTGCCCCTAGCTGCGCAGCCCACCGGCATTCAATCGTTCCATCTGCCGAACGGATTGCGGGTCCTGTTTCTCGAGAACCACCGGCATCCCTTGATCCGTCTTCAGCTCAGGTCGACCTGGGCGCCCCGGGACTTCAGCGAGCCATCCCCCAGCCCCGAGACCAAGGGCAAGGTGCCCGAAGGTCCGATGCCCCTTGAGCCCTTGGCGCTGGGCCTGTTGGATCGCTGTTCCGTGGGCAACCGCAGCCGGGCCGCGTTCAACCGGACGCTGGAGGAACGGGGCCTGAGCCTGCGGCTCTCAGGCGAACCGGACGGCCCCGTGTGGAACCTGGACGGCGGAAGTCCGGAGGCCGAATCGGCCTTCTCGCTGCTGGCGGATGCCACGACCCGCCCGATTCCCGATGGCGGCGATCTGGATGGCCAACGGCTCCGCCTGATCCACGCGTTGCAGGAGCCGGGCGGGCATGCGGCCGCGAGACAAGAGTTCCTCCGCCTGCTGGAAAGGCCTGACCTGCCTCTGGAACCGCTTACGGAAAAGGGGCTGGGGCAGATCCATCTTGAAGCCCTGCAGCGGTCCATCTCAGCAACCCTTCGGCCCGGGCGGGCGGTGCTCGCCATCTCGGGTGACCTGAATCTGTCCCAGGCGAGGCAGCTTGCCCAAACGAATTTCGGGACCTGGAATGGAGGCAGCGGGAAAGATGCACTGTCATCACTTCCCTCGGCCGTTCCAACCGTCTCCACCAAGGGCGTGAAGCGTCCCCGGACCCTGGTGGCTTCGGATCGGATGGAAACGATCATCGCCCTGCCCGCCCGGGTTACGGCTGTCCCGCAGCGCGCCGCGCAGGAACTGTTGAGCCTCTGGCTGCCCCGGCGCCTTGGCCCGGATCGTTGCCGGATCTACCTTGGCGCCGCCGGGTGGCGTTCCCTGATCCTCGCTGCGGATGCCTCGGAGGCCTCCCTGCGGGCGGAACTGTCGGCTGTGGCCGGATCAGGACTGGAAACCAAGGAACTGGAACAGGCCAAGGCCCTTTGGATCGCGGACCGGCGGGCCCTGGCACTGCATCCGCAAGATCAGTTGTCCCTGGCGGCGAAGGAAACCCTCTTGGGCGCCGGGCCATCCGAGCAGGACATCCGTGGCGTCGGCTTGGCTGGCTTCAATGCCGCCTTGCGGTCCTGGCTGGATCTCGATGCGGCCCGCATTCTGGTGTTCGAAGGCGGCCGGGCGCCCGGAACGAAAACGGAATAG
- a CDS encoding insulinase family protein, with protein MRLFCWIFATAMAVGLAAQGPETTDRRLSNGMRVLVVERPSDGMVHVALFVRGGRSDAGGLPPSSVELLARSLFGRCTPADLSRKAEGMAREEEALYESLRRETLQRSRSEPGAPPPEVAALHAQAFARLKAEFGDAAELDLLEQLGATARTTHANADYIATAFDLPASQMEPWAQLQAKLLDQMNLYRFPLIRERWLDDLRASALADPGLSPLLGSAFVGQPYASAMDENPGAIAGITRADAKALAARLISPERMLLVLVGDVSADSIVPVLEHQFGRLGGGTESEPALSGSIPSMCTLRLQVSRSALPRLYMGWRIPPASAPDTPALALAARVLGQGASGRLQGLVDHGMARNIQVQLGVPGARALNLLLITAEPSEGHSIAELEMALRGEVLRLAEELVPGDEFQKALNQAELQNLSAEEDPAALAATLGEGWAVLGDWRQAFLPAKRLQQLRSEEIQRVVRLHLSMDQVIIGVVAPDSSLSVDPLDQKIAQALRGLALRKGVEPAKAETLVQEGLRQLQMLPREQRAATLKLLDPAFKDSKAKEAP; from the coding sequence GTGAGACTTTTCTGCTGGATCTTCGCCACCGCCATGGCCGTGGGACTTGCGGCCCAGGGGCCGGAAACCACGGACCGGCGGCTGTCCAACGGCATGCGGGTGCTGGTGGTGGAGCGCCCCAGCGACGGCATGGTCCATGTCGCGTTGTTCGTGCGGGGTGGACGCAGCGATGCGGGAGGCCTGCCGCCAAGTTCCGTGGAGTTGCTGGCGCGAAGCCTGTTCGGACGCTGCACCCCTGCTGATCTTTCCCGGAAAGCCGAGGGGATGGCGCGAGAGGAGGAGGCCCTCTACGAATCCCTGCGCCGGGAAACGCTCCAGCGTTCCAGGTCCGAACCCGGGGCCCCGCCTCCGGAAGTGGCGGCTTTGCACGCCCAGGCTTTCGCGCGGTTGAAAGCCGAATTCGGAGATGCCGCCGAACTGGATCTCCTGGAACAGCTCGGCGCCACGGCACGGACCACCCACGCGAACGCGGATTACATCGCCACGGCCTTCGATCTCCCGGCGAGCCAGATGGAGCCCTGGGCCCAGCTCCAAGCCAAGCTCCTGGACCAGATGAACCTCTATCGTTTCCCCCTCATCCGGGAGCGCTGGCTGGATGATCTGCGCGCCTCCGCCCTGGCAGATCCAGGCCTTTCGCCCCTGCTGGGCAGCGCATTCGTGGGCCAGCCCTATGCCTCGGCCATGGATGAAAATCCAGGTGCCATCGCCGGTATCACCCGAGCCGACGCCAAGGCCCTCGCGGCTCGCCTGATCTCCCCCGAACGCATGCTGCTGGTGTTGGTGGGCGATGTTTCCGCCGATTCCATCGTGCCCGTGCTGGAACACCAGTTCGGCCGATTGGGGGGCGGCACCGAGTCTGAACCCGCCCTGTCGGGTTCCATCCCCTCCATGTGCACCTTACGACTGCAAGTTTCCCGTTCCGCGCTCCCGCGCCTCTACATGGGTTGGCGGATCCCCCCCGCATCGGCTCCCGATACACCGGCTTTGGCGCTGGCGGCCAGGGTGCTTGGCCAAGGCGCCAGCGGAAGGCTGCAAGGCCTGGTGGACCACGGCATGGCCCGGAACATCCAGGTACAACTCGGCGTCCCCGGCGCAAGGGCCCTGAACCTGCTGCTGATCACGGCCGAGCCGTCCGAAGGCCATAGCATCGCGGAATTGGAGATGGCCCTCCGCGGCGAAGTTCTGAGGCTTGCCGAAGAGTTGGTCCCAGGGGATGAGTTCCAGAAAGCCCTGAACCAGGCCGAACTCCAAAACCTATCGGCCGAAGAAGATCCCGCCGCCCTGGCAGCGACCCTTGGCGAAGGCTGGGCTGTGCTTGGAGACTGGCGCCAGGCTTTTCTTCCCGCCAAACGGCTTCAACAACTCCGGTCCGAGGAAATCCAGCGGGTGGTCCGCCTCCATCTGTCCATGGATCAGGTGATCATCGGGGTTGTGGCGCCGGACAGCAGCCTGAGCGTGGATCCGCTGGACCAGAAAATCGCCCAGGCCCTGCGGGGCCTGGCCCTGCGCAAGGGCGTCGAACCCGCCAAAGCGGAAACGCTGGTCCAGGAAGGGCTGCGGCAATTGCAGATGCTGCCGCGGGAACAGCGGGCGGCCACACTGAAGCTCCTGGATCCGGCCTTCAAGGATTCGAAAGCCAAGGAGGCCCCTTGA
- a CDS encoding DUF4097 family beta strand repeat protein gives MRLTTLLPIAALLAAGVLQAQKPPTPPTPPAPPEPPSAPTWALSGPTRTEQRNETLQYGSKLWVKNRNGGIKVTGWDKEEVALTALIRDSERRKVELVLKRLGADLDIEAVFQQPSWSFGFVTSPRCEMTLKVPRKVLGFFHTTNGSVVASNMEGYARCETTNGDVKLRDIKGEVQAESTNGSIEAVNLKARIKGGTTNGRLVIDNVEGGIVLETTNGGISAKNLDGWGEGIKLESTNGGIDVELGLATGDILLDNTNGSLEINIPGAQIIEKEKHSAHIKRPGKTQRIELNTTNGHISIK, from the coding sequence ATGCGACTAACAACCCTGCTTCCCATCGCGGCCCTCCTCGCTGCCGGCGTCCTCCAGGCCCAGAAACCCCCCACGCCTCCGACGCCCCCCGCCCCGCCCGAACCGCCATCGGCACCCACCTGGGCGCTGAGCGGCCCCACGCGGACCGAGCAGCGGAATGAAACGCTCCAGTATGGTTCCAAGCTCTGGGTGAAGAACCGGAACGGTGGCATCAAAGTCACGGGTTGGGACAAGGAGGAAGTGGCGCTCACAGCCCTGATCAGGGATTCCGAACGGCGGAAGGTCGAGCTGGTGTTGAAACGCCTCGGCGCGGATCTGGATATCGAAGCTGTCTTCCAGCAGCCCTCCTGGTCCTTCGGCTTCGTCACCTCGCCCCGCTGCGAGATGACCCTGAAGGTGCCCCGGAAAGTCCTGGGATTCTTCCATACCACCAACGGCAGCGTGGTGGCCTCCAACATGGAAGGCTATGCCCGCTGCGAGACCACCAACGGCGATGTCAAGCTCCGCGACATCAAGGGCGAAGTCCAGGCGGAAAGCACCAACGGCAGCATCGAGGCCGTCAACCTGAAGGCCCGCATCAAGGGCGGCACCACCAACGGCCGGCTGGTGATCGACAATGTCGAGGGCGGCATCGTGCTGGAAACCACCAATGGCGGCATCTCCGCCAAGAACCTGGATGGCTGGGGCGAAGGCATCAAACTCGAAAGCACCAACGGCGGCATCGATGTCGAACTTGGCCTCGCCACCGGCGACATCCTGCTGGACAACACCAACGGCTCCCTCGAGATCAATATTCCGGGCGCCCAGATCATCGAGAAGGAAAAGCACAGCGCCCACATCAAGCGGCCCGGCAAGACCCAGCGCATCGAACTGAACACCACGAACGGCCATATCAGCATCAAGTAA
- a CDS encoding acetyl-CoA C-acetyltransferase, producing the protein MPIYILAATRSAVGSFGGSLKPLNSVEMGSLAIQEAIRRAGVAADEIGDVVLGNVLQAGSGQNVARLAALKAGLPFGTPAHTANQVCGSGLKAVALAAQSITAGDADIAIGGGTESMSNAMYLLPSARWGARMGHAQLLDSMIQDGLWCGHGDTHMGITAEAVASKHGITREAQDAFSLQSQQKAAAAQASGKFDREIFAVTLKGKKGDTVFSKDEYIKLDASAEGLGKLKPAFKKDGTVTAGNASGINDGAGALVLASESAAKNHKPIARILGFAQAGVDPATMGLGPVPAIRKLLAKTGVKLGDIDVFELNEAFAAQSLGVLQELPELDRSKVNLRGGAIAIGHPIGASGTRILVTLLHILQDENKQLGLAALCVGGGQGVAMLVERL; encoded by the coding sequence ATGCCCATCTACATCCTCGCGGCCACTCGTTCCGCTGTGGGCTCCTTTGGGGGCAGTCTCAAACCCTTGAATTCCGTGGAGATGGGCAGCCTGGCCATCCAGGAGGCCATCCGGCGGGCAGGCGTTGCCGCCGATGAGATCGGTGATGTGGTGCTGGGCAATGTGCTCCAGGCGGGCTCGGGCCAGAATGTGGCGCGGCTGGCGGCGTTGAAAGCGGGCCTTCCCTTCGGCACGCCGGCCCATACCGCCAACCAGGTCTGCGGCAGCGGCCTCAAGGCCGTGGCCCTGGCGGCCCAGAGCATCACTGCCGGCGACGCGGACATCGCCATCGGCGGCGGCACCGAAAGCATGAGCAATGCCATGTACTTATTGCCTTCCGCCCGCTGGGGCGCCCGCATGGGCCATGCCCAGCTCCTGGACAGCATGATCCAGGATGGCCTCTGGTGCGGCCACGGCGACACCCACATGGGGATCACCGCCGAGGCCGTCGCCTCGAAACATGGCATCACCCGCGAGGCACAGGATGCCTTCTCTCTGCAGAGCCAGCAGAAGGCCGCCGCTGCCCAGGCCTCGGGCAAATTCGACCGTGAGATTTTTGCCGTGACCCTCAAGGGCAAGAAGGGGGACACGGTTTTTTCGAAGGATGAGTACATCAAGCTGGATGCCAGCGCCGAGGGGTTGGGCAAGCTGAAACCCGCCTTCAAGAAAGATGGCACTGTCACCGCGGGCAACGCTTCGGGCATCAACGATGGCGCGGGGGCCTTGGTGCTGGCTTCCGAGTCCGCAGCGAAAAACCACAAGCCCATCGCCAGAATTCTCGGCTTTGCCCAAGCTGGTGTGGACCCAGCCACCATGGGCCTGGGGCCGGTCCCCGCCATCCGGAAACTGCTCGCGAAGACCGGTGTGAAACTTGGCGACATCGATGTGTTCGAGTTGAACGAGGCCTTTGCCGCCCAAAGCCTCGGCGTCCTCCAGGAACTGCCGGAACTGGACCGGTCCAAAGTCAACCTGCGCGGCGGCGCCATCGCCATCGGCCATCCCATCGGCGCCAGCGGAACGCGCATCCTGGTGACGTTGCTGCATATCCTGCAGGACGAAAACAAGCAGCTCGGCCTCGCGGCGCTCTGCGTGGGCGGCGGCCAAGGCGTGGCCATGCTGGTGGAGCGGCTCTAA
- the ftsE gene encoding cell division ATP-binding protein FtsE, with amino-acid sequence MITLTHVTKQYDRIHTALSDVSFALEPGEFIFLTGPSGAGKSTLLKLIFREQVPSTGEIVVAGHRLASMPAKEIPYLRRKLGVVFQDFKLIRSMTIFENVSFVLRILGVPFAEQKQRTFRALKLVGLQHKLSSYPLQLSGGEQQRVAIARALVNDPLVLLADEPTGNLDPDLAAEIMALFERINVQGTTVLVATHDRSLIQKMRKRVLGLDHGRLAFDQPAPASTVVV; translated from the coding sequence ATGATTACACTCACCCACGTCACCAAGCAGTACGACCGCATCCACACCGCCCTGTCGGATGTGAGCTTCGCCCTCGAGCCGGGTGAGTTTATTTTTCTCACGGGCCCTTCGGGAGCCGGGAAATCCACGCTGCTGAAGCTGATCTTCCGGGAGCAGGTGCCCAGCACGGGCGAGATCGTGGTGGCGGGGCACCGGCTGGCGTCCATGCCCGCCAAGGAAATCCCCTACCTCCGGCGCAAGCTGGGTGTGGTTTTCCAGGACTTCAAGCTGATCCGCTCCATGACGATTTTCGAGAATGTGTCCTTCGTCTTGCGCATCCTGGGCGTGCCGTTCGCGGAACAGAAACAGCGCACCTTCCGCGCGCTCAAGCTGGTGGGCCTCCAGCACAAATTGAGCAGCTACCCCTTGCAGCTATCCGGCGGCGAACAGCAGCGCGTGGCCATCGCCCGGGCTCTGGTGAACGACCCGCTGGTGCTGCTGGCCGATGAGCCCACGGGTAACCTCGATCCCGACCTCGCCGCGGAGATCATGGCGCTCTTCGAGCGCATCAATGTCCAGGGGACGACGGTCCTGGTCGCCACCCACGACCGCAGCCTCATCCAGAAAATGCGCAAGCGGGTGCTGGGGCTCGACCACGGCCGGTTGGCCTTCGACCAGCCGGCGCCCGCAAGCACGGTGGTGGTCTAG